CAGCCAGGCCATCGGCTCGGTGGCGATGTTGTGGTGGCCGTGGAAGTTCCAGCCCGGGGTGAGCAGGAAGTCGCCGCGCTTCATGGGGACGGCGTCGCCGTTGACGACGGTCCAGACACCCTCGCCCTCGATGACGAAGCGGAAGGCATTCTGGGAGTGGCGGTGCTCGGGCGCGTTCTCGCCCGGTGCCAGGTACTGGATCGCCGCCCACAGGGTGGGGGCGATGTAGGTGGGGCCACCCAGTCCCGGGTTCGCCAGGCCGATGGCGCGACGCTCGCCGCCACGACCGACGGGGACAAGCTCACCAGAACGACGTGCGAGCTTGATCAGCTCAGACCAGTCCCAGCGATGGGCGACGGCCCGCGGGTCCGGCTCGTTCGGCATGAGGCCGCCGATCTGGTTCCAGAGCGGCTTCATGTGGAGATCGTCCATCTTGCCGTACATGTCGTTGAGCTCGGCCTGCTCTTCGGGCGTCGGCTCGGGAGCCACAAATTCAACGTGCTTGTTCGAGTAGTCGGTGCTCTCGCTCATGCTTAAACCTCCTGCATTGTGAGGTGCGCGCAGCCATCCGGCAGGGCGCAGTGGTGGTTGTGACCTCAAACATATGCTCCAGGAAAGTGTGACTCAAAGACTTTCCGTCCAGCGGAAAAGCTGTACGGGGGTAGTTTTTCCTACCCCTTGACACTCGGCGGCGCGATCCGGGCGCTTTCCAGACGGGTGTTCAGGTCCCTCGAATGCCTGAGCAGAACCTCAGCGCAGCGGCGGTGGACCGCCCGGAATCTTGCCGTCGGTGTGGCCACCGTGATGGCACCCAGTGTGTCGCCGAGATCGTTGCGCAGGCACACTCCGACGGCCGACACGTCGTGCTCGTAGAGGCCGTTGTTCATGGAGAAGCCGCGACTGCGGGTGCGGTGCAGTTGCCTGCGGAGGCTCTCGAATTCGGCGTCGGGAAGCGAGGGGTAGAGCGCCCGGAGTTCCGCGGCGGAGCGTTCGGCCAGCATCGCCAGGCCACCTGCGTTCTGTTCGGCGGGCATGACCTGGCCTCGGCGGAAGCCGACGCGCACGGGATGGGCACCTTCCACGGAGTGGAGGAAATGCACCTTGTTGCCCACCAGGACGAGCAGGTGGGTGGTCTCTCCGGTCTCCGTGGCGATTGCCGTCATGTGCGAGGCGCAGGCGCCGATGAGCTCGCTTCCGACGCCGGGCTGGAGGCTCGACGAGGACAGTGCCGGACCGGGCAGGTAAGCGCGGGATTCGCTGCGGGTGGCGAAACCCCGGTACACCAGCATCGCCATGGCACGGTGAACCGTCGAGGGGCTGACGCCGAGTTCTGTGGCGGCGCCGGAGATGTTCAGATTGCCCTGGTCCCTGAGCATGAGGATCAGGGTGAGGGAGAGGTCGACGGACTGGAGGAACTCCCGCGGGGGTGAGCCGTGGGTGGGCGTACGGGTGGCCATGGTAATACCTTCCGCTATGTGGAATAACTTTGATTGTAACCCCCATCACCCTGATTATGGGCATATGGCTCCAATCTCCAGTTCCCCGCAGGGCGGGGGCGCCACCGTTGGAACGGTAGGTGACAACAAACAATCCGGAATGGGTGACAACCGCGGTCTGACGATCCTCGGCATCAGCGGCCGACGTCTCGCGGCTGTCCTGATCGGCTGGTTCTTCGTCATTTTCGACGGCTACGACCTCATCGTCTACGGCACGGTCCAGACCTCCCTGATGGAGGAATGGAATCTCAACTCGGCCCAGGCCGGCACCATCGGCTCCACCGCCTTCCTCGGAATGGTCATTGGCGCCGTATGGGTCGGTCGGCTCTCCGACAGTCGAGGCCGCAAGTTCGCGGTCATCGGCTCGGTGATCATCCTGTCCATCTTCACGCTGCTCTGTGCTTTCGCCATCAATCCCTGGATGTTCGGCGCGTTCCGTCTCCTGGCCGGCATCGGCCTGGGCGGCCTCGTTCCGTCCGTCAACGCCATGACCTCCGACCTCGTCCCGCGCCGCACCATGTCCGCATGGGCCACCGTCATGATGTCGGGCGTTCCGCTCGGCGGCTCCATCGCCGCCGTCCTGGCGCAGTTCGTCGTCCCGTCCCACGATGAGTGGGGCTGGCGGTTCATGTTCCTCTTCGCGCTGATCCCGCTGGTGGTCGGCCTCCCGATCGCCATGAAGGTCATCCCCTCCGACCAGGCCATCCGTGATGACCACGCCGCCCGCGAGGGGGCCGATGAGCCGGCGGGTTTCAAGGAGCTGCTCACCGGCAAGTACATGGTCATCTCCATCTGGTTCGCCATCGCCACCTTCGTCACGCTGCTGGCGTGGTACGGCCTGGGGACCTGGTTGCCGCGTCTCATGCAGACCGCCGGCTACGATTTCGGTGCTGCGCTGAACTTCACCCTGGCGCTCAACCTCGGAGCCATCCTCGGCTCCGTGGTCACGGCCTGGGCAGGCGACCGTTTCGGTCCGCTGAAGTCCGGTGCGGTTGCCGCAGGCGTCGCGGGCGTCGCCCTGCTCACCCTGCTCACTGAACCGTCGATCGCCGCGGTCTACATCATCCTGGTGCTCGCCGGTGTGGGTACCCACGGCACGCAGATCCTCATCATCGCCGCCGTGGCGAACTTCTACCCGCACAACCTGCGCGGCACCGCCCTCGGCTGGGCGCTGGGCGTCGGTCGTATCGGTGCGGTCGTCTCGCCGCAGCTGGCAGGCCTGCTGCTCAACTGGAACCTGGGCGTCGGTTCGAACTACCTCCTGTTCGGTATCTCCGCACTGCTGTCCTCGCTGTCCCTGGTCGTCCTGTTCTTCATCCACCGTCGGATGCCGAACCCGAACACCACGGTCATCACCTCATCCTCCGCCCCCCGCTAGTTCCTTCCCCACATCTCCACTGAAAGGAAGTTCCGCACAATGTCCTCAACTATCCTGACTCCCTCTGACGAGCTCAAGGGCCAGAAGTTCATCATCACCGGAGGAGGCATCGGCGGTGCCTCCGGGGCGCTCGCACTCGCCCTGCGGGGTGCCGACGTCACTCTCTACGAGCGTGCCCCTGAGTTCAAGGAGGTCGGTGCCGGCCTGCAGATTGGTCCGCACGGCGTCAAGATGCTTGAGAAGTGGGGCCTGAAGGAGCGCGTCATCGAGGCAGGCTACCTGCCCGAGCGCATGCAGTTCCGTGACGCCGTCACCGCCGAACCGATCCTCACCATGGACTTCGGCGAGGACTTCCAGGCGCACTACGGCGGCCAGTACCTGGTCATCCACCGTTCCGACCTGCTGGCGATCCTCGTCGAAGCAGCCCAGGAAGCCGGCGCCACCCTGCACAACGGGGTCCAGGTCACGGGTGCCGACACCCACGAGGACGGCGTCACCGTCCATATCGAGCACCTCGCCGAGGGCACCACGGAGGACGTCGAGGGGGACATCCTGGTCGCTTTCGACGGCACCCACTCGGTGTTCCGCAAGGAGATCGTCCAGGACGAGCCGGTCCCGTCCGCCTACGTCGCCTACCGCGGCACCTCCACCCTGCCGGATGACCCGGACATGAAGGATCTGAAGGACGTCGTCGGCTACATCGGCCCGCGCTGCCACTTCATCCAGTACCCGCTCCGCGGTGGCGAGCTGCTCAACCAGGTTGCAGTCTTCCAGTCCCCGCGCTACCTCAAGGCGCTGACCGAGGGCACCGAGGTTCCCGAGGACTGGGGCAACAACGAGGAGTTCAAGAACGCCTTCGACCACACCAACGAGTTCGTCCAGGGCCGCCTGGGCTCCATGTGGCTGAACACCTGGTGGCAGATGGCCGACCGCGAGCCGCTGGACAACTGGGTCGTCTCCGACCGCATCATCGTCATGGGCGACGCCGCGCACCCGCCGCTGCAGTACCTGGCCTCCGGTGCCGTCATGGCCATGGAGGACGCCGAGTGCCTCGCGCTCTACGCCTCCCAGGCCGCCGCAAAGGGCGAGCTCAACTGGGGAGAGGTCCTCGCAGACGTCTCCGCTGAGCGCGCACCCCGTTGCTCCCGCATCCAGACCACCGGTCGTTTCTGGGGCGAACTGTGGCACGTCGACGGCCTCTCCCGTCTCATCCGCAACGAAACCTTCCGCCAGGCTGAGCGTTCCGGCTGGTACCCCTACGTCGACTGGCTGTGGGACTACGACGCCGACCGCCGCGAGTACCTCAAGGACCCATCCAAGGGCGAGCTCCCGGAGGCTCTCAAGGAGTGGGAGTACAACATCCACAAGGTCATCACACAGCGAGAGGAAGGCCGCTCCGCTGAAGAGCTGACCATCTAGTCCGCTTATCGACGCCCCGTTCACCACCGTGAACGGGGCGTTTCCCGTCGGTCGGCCTATCTAGAAGATCTTCTCGAGTTCGTCGGCGGCCTCGGAGCAGATGAAGGGAAGCTCCTCGGACTCCTGACGGGAGAAAGGCTTTAGGACGAAACTGGCGGGGTCCATCCGGCCGGGTGGGCGACCGATGCCGAGCGAGAGACGCTGGTAGTCCCTGGTCCCGAGGGACCTGGTCACGGACTTCAGGCCGTTGTGCCCGTGGTCGCCGCCGCCGGTGCGGAGTCGGACCTGACCGAAGTCGAGCTCGAGTTCGTCGTGGGCCACGATGATGTCCGCGGGGGCCACCTTGAAGAACGTCGCCAGGGCCTTGACCGGGCCACCGGAGACGTTCATGTAGCTGCGGGGCTTCGCCAGCACCAGTCGACGCCCGCGGTGGCGGACCTCCGCGATCTCGGTGTTGGTTCGTTTATGGACCGCGAAGGTGGCGGGCACGGGGGTGATGCGGGAGGCGAGCTCGTCGATAAGCATGACGCCGATGTTGTGGCGGGTGTCTGCGTACTTCGAGCCCGGGTTGCCCAGTCCGACGATGAGAAGAGGGGATTCGGTCACGCCCCAAGTCTCCCACAGAAAAGGGGAAACGCCCCCGACCACGAGGTCAGGGGCGTTGCGCACCAGAAGGGGGAGTGGTCTGCTACTCGCCCTCGGCCGGTGCCTCTGCGCCTTCGGTCTCCTCCGGGACGTCGGAGTCCTCTTCGAAGGTGACGTTGAAGACGAGCAGCTCGGCGTCGTCCACCAGGGTGACGCCGGCAGGCAGGGCGATGTCGCCGGCATGGATGACGGTACCGGCCTCGAGGCCCTCGACGGACACGGTGATCTCTTCCGGAATCTCGAGGACGTCGGCCTCGACGCGCAGGGCGTCAAGCTCCTGGTTGAGCATGGCGCCGGGGTAGACGTCACCCTCGTGGAGGACGGGGACCTCGACCTCAACGCGCTCGCCACGGGTGATGGCGAGCATGTCGACGTGGTCGATGTCGAGGCTCAGGATGTTCTGGTCGATGTGCTTGACCATGGTGAGGTGCTTCTCGCCGTCGACGTCCAGCTCGATGACGGCGTTGACGCCCTGGTTACGCACCACAGCGGTGAACTTGATGCGGTCCACGGAGAAGTGGACGTTCTCGGTGCCGCCGGAGTAGATGACGCCCGGGATGCGGCCGGCGACGCGCAGACGGCGGGCGAAGCCCTTGCCGAACTCATCGCGGGGGGTGGCGCTAAGGGTGGGGTACTGAGCCATGTGGCTGTATCTCCTGTTGTGTTTCCGGCCGCCGCCTGAAATGACAACAGGCCCGCGACCGACTCTGGTCTGAGGGAAAATGTCCTCGTCGAGTCATCGCAGGCCAAAATAAACCTGATGATCGCGTCGATAACGGCCCAAGTATGAGCCCTCGCCGAGACGGGGCCAACCCTACCACTCCTTTTCCGTGGGCTCCAAAACAGGTGCAGGGAAAATGGAGCTCAGGCAGGATTTCACGCCCTCGATACGTGTCTCGAAGAGCTCGATCGTCATCACCTGAGAATTGTCCCAGTAGAAATGGTCCTCGCCCGACAGGGTGATGGACAGCAGCAGCCCGTCGGATTCCCACCGGACGTCGCTCGCGCTGAAACCGTGGCGGGGATCGTCCGGCTGGATCCACACCGTGCCCGGCGGGTCCTCCGGCCCCCGCGAGAGCAGCAGCGACCGCGGCGGGGTATTCCCGGAGAAACTGAAGGTGAAGACCATGGTGAACACATCCGGCTGGCCGGTCTCGGTGTCCAGGTAGATGTCCAACGGCGAGTAGATGCGGGGCATGACAGGTGCAACACGGAGCAGATCAGACGTATTTCGAGCCTTCCCGGCGTGAAAGCGCGGACAGCTGCGCCCCATGGGCCCGGAGGAATTCACGCACCCACTCCCGGTCGGTCTTCGAGAAGTCGCGCAGGGCCCAGCCGATGGCCTTGTCGATGAAGAACTCGCCCGAGCCCAGGTTGTTCAGGATGATCTCGGCCAGCATCCCGGTATCTGTCGCTTCCCGACGCCCCAGCTGGTGGAGGATCGCCACGCGGCGCACCCACAGGTTCCCATCGGCCGCCCATTCCCGCATCTGCTGCGCGGTGGCGGCACGCCCGATGGGTTTGGCCAGCGCATCCACCGTGTCCCACCAGGATTTTCGCACGACGAGCGTGCGCAGCCACGGCACGTCCTCCGCACGCAGCGGTGCGTCGCGGAGATGGTCACACGCCACGTACTGGAATTCGCGTTCCGCGGCCGTCCAGCAGGCCTCGACGAGTTCACGGTCCACCGCTTCTTGACATCGCCCCAGCACCTCCTTCACCGCCGCCCGCCGGGCCGGAGCCGGCACACCGAGGAAGGGGAACCGGCCCCGCTGATATGCCGACATGCCCGCTGCGCGGGCCGGGTCGGCGAGGGGACGCAGGGCGGCGTCGATAAGCAGGAACTCGGCGGACACACAGGTAAGGTAGCAGCATCATGAAGCAGAAACTGCAGCTGGGCGCGATTCTCGTCGGGGGATTCGTCGGCCCCTTCACCGGTCAGGCCCTCGCCGTGGTGGTGCCCGAATTCGCGGCGACCTTCGACGTGAGCGTGGCCCGCGCGGCCGCCACTATGACGGTGTACCTCTTCCCGTTCGCGGCGATGATGCTCATCTCTGGTCGGCTGGTGCGCAGATTCCAGCCGCACCGCGTCGTGTCCGCGGCTTATGCGGTGACGCTGCCGATGGCGCTGCTGCTCCTGGTCACGCCCTCGTGGGGGTTGTTCGCGGCGGCGTACGCGACGATTGGCGTGGCGAATGCGTTCACCACGCCGGTGCTGCAGAATCTGCTCCGGGCGATCACCCCGCCGGAGAAGCTCGGGCAGGCCCTGGGCACATATGCGGCGATGCAGTCACTGGGCATGCTCTCCGCGCCCCTCGTCTCCGGTCTGTCGAGTCTGATCACCTGGCGGCTCACGTTCCTGGTCACCGCGGCCGCGGCCGCGTACATCCTCATCGTCCGCCTGCCGGTGGTGCCGCCGCCGGCGCAGGCCGACGACACCACTGCCGGGCGCGTGCGGGTGGTTCCCACGCTCACGCACATGGTCACCAGCTTCGTCGTCGGCTGCGGGGTCATCGGACTGGGCTTCATGACGTCGTTGCACGTCGGCGAGGTCTTCGACCTCGGCCCGGTCGGTCGTGGCCTGGTCATCATGGCTGGCGGCGCGGCGGCGTTTCTCGCGTCGCGGAAGATCGGCGCGATGGCCGACCGTTACGGGGTGACCACCGTCCTGGTGGTCAGCGGCCTGATGGCCGCGCTGGCGTTGTTCATCCTGCCCGTCGCCCCATGGGTAGTACTGGTGGCCCTCGTGTGGGCGGTTGCGGTCATGGCCGCGCAGGGTATGCAGGCCACCATCAACCTCGCCATCATCCAGGGGCCCGCGGGTTCCTCGCTGATCTCCACGGTCCAGGCTTTCCGCTTCTTCGGCTCGGCGGCGGCGCCGGTGCTCTTCCTGCCGATCTACGTGGGCATAGGCGGGGCGGCGTTCTGGGTCGCCGCCCTCGCCCTCGCGGCAGCGGCTGCCGCGCAGTGGGGGCTTGGTCGGGCGGAGTCGCCCCGGGTCAGCTGATCCGGAAGATCTCGAATGACACACAGATGCGCCGGACCGTGGACAGGCGCCAGTGGGCGGCCATACGCTGACCTCATGACTGAGCGACTCAACCATCCACAGATCTACGTCAACCTGCCGGTCTCCGACCTGGAGGCCGCAAAGACCTTCTACACCGCCCTCGGTTGGGACATCATCCCCGAGTACACCGATGATAACGCCAGCGCCGTCCAGGCCAGCGAGGCGATAGTGGTGATGCTGCTGAAGCGGGACTACTTCTCCAGCTTCCACCCGAAGGAGACCGCGGCTGCGGACTCACCGCGGGAGGTGCTCAATGCCCTGGCCGTGGACACCCGCGCCGACGTCGACGAGATCATCCGTCGGGGGCGAGAGGCCGGCGCCAACGTCTACAACGAGCCGAAGGAGAGCCAGGAAATGTACTACGGCTCCTTCGAGGACCTCGACGGGCACGGCTGGGAGTTCCTGGCCAACGGCTAGGGCATCTGTCGGCGGGAGCTAGACGGCGGTGTAGCCGCCGTCGACCAGGTGGTAGGAACCGGTGATGAAGGAAGCGTCCTCGGAGAGCAGGAAGTTCACCATGGCGACGACCTCGGAGGTTTCACCGAGACGACCGAGGGAGTGCTTGGCTGCCAGCGCGTCATAATGCTCTGCGGGCAGGTTCTGCAGCAGCGGGGTGTTGATGTAGCCCGGGCCGACGGCGTTGAGGCGGATGCCTTTGTCGCCGTACTCGGCCGCGGCGTTCTTGGTCAGGCCGACCACGCCGTGCTTGGCGGCGGTGTACGCGGAGTTGCCCGGCGCTGCGACGGTGCCGTGAATGGAGGCCATGTTCACGATGGCACACGTGGCGGTGTCGTCCTGCTTGAGGAACTGCTCGATCTGGAAGCGGTTGCCGTAGGCCACGCCGGAGAGGTTGATGGCAATGACGCGGTCCCAGTCGTCGAGATCCATCTCGCCGACCTTGTTGGCCTTGCCGCCGATGCCCGCGTTGTTGACGGCCAGGTGCAGGGCACCGAACTTCTCGACGGCGAACTCCACGGCCTTCCGGTTGTCCTCCCGGGAGGCGGAATCCATCTTCAGGGCTGCGGCCTCACCGCCGGCCTGCTCGATCTCGGAGACGACCTTCCCGGCACCCTCGAGGTTGATGTCGGCGACGACGACCTTGGCGCCACGGGCGGCGAGATCCTTGGCGACGCCTTCACCGAGGCCGGAGGCAGCTCCGGTCACCAGGGCGACTTTTCCTGCGAAATCATTCTTGGTGGTCATGATGTCCTCTCTTCTCCGCGGCTGAAGTCCCGCGGAACGGTGGATGACGCGGTGAGCGTCTGACGCCAGTGTACGCGGAATTTTGGTGATGTGACAACAAAGTGGTCGGGGTGGTCGGCCGGGACATGAAGAAACTCCCCGGGAGTCGGACGTGGGTCCGACTCCCGGGGAGTGCATCGTGCAGCTTCTAAGCCTGGCCCTCGAAGAGAGTGGTCACGGAGCCGTTCTCGAAGATCTCACTGATCGTCTTCGCCAGCAGCGGAGCGATGGACAGGACGGTGAGGTTCTTCCACCCCTCGGTGCTCTGCGGCAGGGTGTCGGTGGTGATGATCTCCTCGGCGCCGCAGTCGTTGAGACGCTGGCGGGCGGGATCGGAGAACACGCCGTGAGTGCAGGCGATGACGACGTCCTTGGCGCCCGCCTCCTTGAGCACGCGCACCGCTCCGGCGATGGTGCCCCCGGTGTCGATCATGTCATCGAGCAGAATGCAGTTCCTGCCCTCGACCTCACCGACGACACGGTTGGAGACGACCTCGTTGGCCACCTCGGTGGAACGGGTCTTGTGGACGAAGGCCAACGGGGCGTCGCCGAGCGTATTGGCCCACTTCTCCGCGACCTTGACTCGTCCGGCATCCGGGGAGACGACGACCAGGTTATTCAACGAGTACTTGTTCTTGATGTAGTCCGTGAGGATCGGCATCGCGTGCATGTGGTCGACCGGGCCGTCGAAGAAGCCCTGGATCTGATCGGTGTGCAGGTCCACTGACACGATGCGGTCCGCACCGGCGGTGGCCAGCAGATCGGCGACCAGGCGCGCGGAGATCGGCTCGCGGCCGCGGTGCTTCTTGTCCTGACGGGCGTAGGGGTAGAACGGCAGGATGGCGGTGATGCGCTTCGCGGAACCACGCTTGAGCGCGTCGATCATGATCAGCTGCTCCATCAGCCACTTGTTCAGCGGCTGCGTGTGCGACTGGATGACGAAGCAGTCCGCACCTCGCACCGACTCTTCGAAACGGATGAAGATCTCGCCGTTGGCGAAGTCCTGTGCAGTGGTGGGGGTGAGCTCATAGCCGAGTTCACTTGCCACGGCCGCGCCGAGCTCCGGGTGTGCGCGCCCGGAGAACAGCATCATGTTCTTGTGGCTTTCAGTCCAGTGGGCAGTCATGATGTGCCACTTAACCTTCCTGGTCGTTTGCGTTATCGATCTCCCGGGCTTTCCGCGCCGCTTCCGCGGCCGGGCTGTCCGGACGCTTCCGCTCGACCCAGCCCTCGATGTTGCGCTGCTGGCCGCCGGACACGGCGAGGGCCCCCGGGGGAACATCCTCGCGGATAACAGTACCCGCCCCGGAATACGCGCCATCACCCACGGTCACCGGAGCGATGAACATGGTGTCGGAGCCGGTCCGGACATGGGAACCGATGGTGGTGTGGTGCTTGGCCACGCCGTCGTAGTTGACGAAGACGCTGGAGGCGCCGATGTTGGATTCCTCCCCCACGGTGGCGTCGCCGATGTAGGAGAGGTGGGGGACCTTGGAGCCACGCCCGATGACGGCGTTCTTCGCCTCGACGAAGCCTCCGAGCTTGCCGCGCTCGCCCAGCACGGTGCCCGGGCGGATGTAGGTGAAGGGGCCCACGGTGGCGTCCTCGCCGATGACGGAACGCTCACCGTGGGTGCGGATGACCGAGGCGCCGCGACCGACGGTCATGTCGGTGAGAGTGGTGTCCGGGCCGATGACCGCGTCGTCGCCGATCGACGTCGCACCCCACAGCTGGGTGCCCGGGTGGATGGTCACGTCCCGGCCGACGACGACGTTCACGCCGATGAACGTGGACGCCGGATCGATGACCGTCGCACCCGCACGCATGGCGGCCTCGACGGTACGGCGGTTGAGTTCGCGGCCGGCCTCGGCCAGCTGCACCCGGTCATTGACGCCCGCGAGCTCCAGCGGATCGGCCGCCACGTGCGCGCGGACCGGATGGCCGGCGGCACGGGCGATGCCGAGGACGTCGGTGAGGTAGAGCTCACCCTGGGCGTTGTCGGAGTCGATTCTGGTCAGGGCATCGCGGAGGATTGGG
This sequence is a window from Corynebacterium comes. Protein-coding genes within it:
- the glmU gene encoding bifunctional UDP-N-acetylglucosamine diphosphorylase/glucosamine-1-phosphate N-acetyltransferase GlmU, which gives rise to MPTYTNCAVVVLAAGAGTRMKSAKQKTLHEIGGRTLLSHALHAAAGINPQHIVAVVGHQREQVSPAVESVAAELDREVLQAIQDEQNGTGHAVQCGLEPIPDFAGTVIVTNGDVPLLTPATLSSLLDAHTASPTAVTVLTMRLADPSGYGRIVRNADGEVTAIVEQKDASEQERAIDEVNSGVFAFDGPILRDALTRIDSDNAQGELYLTDVLGIARAAGHPVRAHVAADPLELAGVNDRVQLAEAGRELNRRTVEAAMRAGATVIDPASTFIGVNVVVGRDVTIHPGTQLWGATSIGDDAVIGPDTTLTDMTVGRGASVIRTHGERSVIGEDATVGPFTYIRPGTVLGERGKLGGFVEAKNAVIGRGSKVPHLSYIGDATVGEESNIGASSVFVNYDGVAKHHTTIGSHVRTGSDTMFIAPVTVGDGAYSGAGTVIREDVPPGALAVSGGQQRNIEGWVERKRPDSPAAEAARKAREIDNANDQEG
- a CDS encoding SDR family NAD(P)-dependent oxidoreductase, translating into MTTKNDFAGKVALVTGAASGLGEGVAKDLAARGAKVVVADINLEGAGKVVSEIEQAGGEAAALKMDSASREDNRKAVEFAVEKFGALHLAVNNAGIGGKANKVGEMDLDDWDRVIAINLSGVAYGNRFQIEQFLKQDDTATCAIVNMASIHGTVAAPGNSAYTAAKHGVVGLTKNAAAEYGDKGIRLNAVGPGYINTPLLQNLPAEHYDALAAKHSLGRLGETSEVVAMVNFLLSEDASFITGSYHLVDGGYTAV
- a CDS encoding FAD-dependent monooxygenase, which produces MSSTILTPSDELKGQKFIITGGGIGGASGALALALRGADVTLYERAPEFKEVGAGLQIGPHGVKMLEKWGLKERVIEAGYLPERMQFRDAVTAEPILTMDFGEDFQAHYGGQYLVIHRSDLLAILVEAAQEAGATLHNGVQVTGADTHEDGVTVHIEHLAEGTTEDVEGDILVAFDGTHSVFRKEIVQDEPVPSAYVAYRGTSTLPDDPDMKDLKDVVGYIGPRCHFIQYPLRGGELLNQVAVFQSPRYLKALTEGTEVPEDWGNNEEFKNAFDHTNEFVQGRLGSMWLNTWWQMADREPLDNWVVSDRIIVMGDAAHPPLQYLASGAVMAMEDAECLALYASQAAAKGELNWGEVLADVSAERAPRCSRIQTTGRFWGELWHVDGLSRLIRNETFRQAERSGWYPYVDWLWDYDADRREYLKDPSKGELPEALKEWEYNIHKVITQREEGRSAEELTI
- a CDS encoding MFS transporter gives rise to the protein MGDNRGLTILGISGRRLAAVLIGWFFVIFDGYDLIVYGTVQTSLMEEWNLNSAQAGTIGSTAFLGMVIGAVWVGRLSDSRGRKFAVIGSVIILSIFTLLCAFAINPWMFGAFRLLAGIGLGGLVPSVNAMTSDLVPRRTMSAWATVMMSGVPLGGSIAAVLAQFVVPSHDEWGWRFMFLFALIPLVVGLPIAMKVIPSDQAIRDDHAAREGADEPAGFKELLTGKYMVISIWFAIATFVTLLAWYGLGTWLPRLMQTAGYDFGAALNFTLALNLGAILGSVVTAWAGDRFGPLKSGAVAAGVAGVALLTLLTEPSIAAVYIILVLAGVGTHGTQILIIAAVANFYPHNLRGTALGWALGVGRIGAVVSPQLAGLLLNWNLGVGSNYLLFGISALLSSLSLVVLFFIHRRMPNPNTTVITSSSAPR
- a CDS encoding VOC family protein, whose product is MTERLNHPQIYVNLPVSDLEAAKTFYTALGWDIIPEYTDDNASAVQASEAIVVMLLKRDYFSSFHPKETAAADSPREVLNALAVDTRADVDEIIRRGREAGANVYNEPKESQEMYYGSFEDLDGHGWEFLANG
- a CDS encoding MFS transporter, producing the protein MKQKLQLGAILVGGFVGPFTGQALAVVVPEFAATFDVSVARAAATMTVYLFPFAAMMLISGRLVRRFQPHRVVSAAYAVTLPMALLLLVTPSWGLFAAAYATIGVANAFTTPVLQNLLRAITPPEKLGQALGTYAAMQSLGMLSAPLVSGLSSLITWRLTFLVTAAAAAYILIVRLPVVPPPAQADDTTAGRVRVVPTLTHMVTSFVVGCGVIGLGFMTSLHVGEVFDLGPVGRGLVIMAGGAAAFLASRKIGAMADRYGVTTVLVVSGLMAALALFILPVAPWVVLVALVWAVAVMAAQGMQATINLAIIQGPAGSSLISTVQAFRFFGSAAAPVLFLPIYVGIGGAAFWVAALALAAAAAAQWGLGRAESPRVS
- a CDS encoding DNA alkylation repair protein, giving the protein MSAEFLLIDAALRPLADPARAAGMSAYQRGRFPFLGVPAPARRAAVKEVLGRCQEAVDRELVEACWTAAEREFQYVACDHLRDAPLRAEDVPWLRTLVVRKSWWDTVDALAKPIGRAATAQQMREWAADGNLWVRRVAILHQLGRREATDTGMLAEIILNNLGSGEFFIDKAIGWALRDFSKTDREWVREFLRAHGAQLSALSRREGSKYV
- a CDS encoding 50S ribosomal protein L25/general stress protein Ctc, which codes for MAQYPTLSATPRDEFGKGFARRLRVAGRIPGVIYSGGTENVHFSVDRIKFTAVVRNQGVNAVIELDVDGEKHLTMVKHIDQNILSLDIDHVDMLAITRGERVEVEVPVLHEGDVYPGAMLNQELDALRVEADVLEIPEEITVSVEGLEAGTVIHAGDIALPAGVTLVDDAELLVFNVTFEEDSDVPEETEGAEAPAEGE
- a CDS encoding ribose-phosphate diphosphokinase is translated as MTAHWTESHKNMMLFSGRAHPELGAAVASELGYELTPTTAQDFANGEIFIRFEESVRGADCFVIQSHTQPLNKWLMEQLIMIDALKRGSAKRITAILPFYPYARQDKKHRGREPISARLVADLLATAGADRIVSVDLHTDQIQGFFDGPVDHMHAMPILTDYIKNKYSLNNLVVVSPDAGRVKVAEKWANTLGDAPLAFVHKTRSTEVANEVVSNRVVGEVEGRNCILLDDMIDTGGTIAGAVRVLKEAGAKDVVIACTHGVFSDPARQRLNDCGAEEIITTDTLPQSTEGWKNLTVLSIAPLLAKTISEIFENGSVTTLFEGQA
- a CDS encoding IclR family transcriptional regulator, whose protein sequence is MATRTPTHGSPPREFLQSVDLSLTLILMLRDQGNLNISGAATELGVSPSTVHRAMAMLVYRGFATRSESRAYLPGPALSSSSLQPGVGSELIGACASHMTAIATETGETTHLLVLVGNKVHFLHSVEGAHPVRVGFRRGQVMPAEQNAGGLAMLAERSAAELRALYPSLPDAEFESLRRQLHRTRSRGFSMNNGLYEHDVSAVGVCLRNDLGDTLGAITVATPTARFRAVHRRCAEVLLRHSRDLNTRLESARIAPPSVKG
- the pth gene encoding aminoacyl-tRNA hydrolase, which encodes MTESPLLIVGLGNPGSKYADTRHNIGVMLIDELASRITPVPATFAVHKRTNTEIAEVRHRGRRLVLAKPRSYMNVSGGPVKALATFFKVAPADIIVAHDELELDFGQVRLRTGGGDHGHNGLKSVTRSLGTRDYQRLSLGIGRPPGRMDPASFVLKPFSRQESEELPFICSEAADELEKIF